A DNA window from Thalassospiraceae bacterium LMO-JJ14 contains the following coding sequences:
- a CDS encoding histidine phosphatase family protein produces MKLRRYVLSAIFCLFGFDAAADTSLWLKLNEPGHFAVMRHAQAPGTGDPGNFRIGDCSTQRNLNRAGRDAAAATGQAARNAGIMAASVYSSQWCRCLDTARALKLGAVQELPALNSFYQRESERKGNMKALREFVEKNADAGGAKILVTHQVTISALTGQFTRQGETLIFRHAGQGEVEVIGSIPPG; encoded by the coding sequence ATGAAGCTGCGCCGTTACGTTCTGAGTGCGATTTTCTGTCTGTTCGGCTTTGACGCCGCTGCCGATACAAGCCTCTGGCTTAAACTGAACGAACCCGGACATTTTGCCGTCATGCGCCACGCCCAGGCCCCCGGCACAGGCGATCCCGGGAACTTCCGCATCGGTGACTGTTCGACACAAAGAAACCTGAACCGGGCCGGCCGCGATGCCGCCGCCGCCACAGGACAGGCAGCGCGCAACGCCGGCATCATGGCCGCGTCGGTGTATTCAAGTCAGTGGTGCAGGTGCCTGGATACGGCAAGGGCGTTGAAGCTTGGCGCCGTTCAGGAACTGCCGGCGCTGAATTCATTCTATCAGCGCGAAAGCGAGCGGAAGGGCAATATGAAGGCGCTTCGTGAATTCGTCGAAAAAAATGCCGATGCGGGCGGGGCAAAAATTCTCGTCACGCATCAGGTGACGATCAGCGCCCTGACGGGTCAATTCACACGCCAGGGCGAAACGCTGATCTTCCGTCATGCCGGGCAGGGCGAGGTCGAGGTTATCGGCTCGATCCCGCCCGGCTGA
- a CDS encoding tripartite tricarboxylate transporter permease gives MEILGHLVDGIFIALEPLNIMLMLIGVALGLFIGAMPGLGSVNGVAILLPATFLVPPASAMIFLAAIYYGAMYGGAISSITLGIPGASTAVATTFDGRPLALKGRADLALVTAAVASFVGGSVANVLFTAFAPPLAHVALDFGDPEIFALMLLAFATFVGLGGDDIPKTLFSICFGLVMASVGLDIMTGEPRLVFGDITGFMHGINFLVLAIGVYGIGEMLWTIDSTRGEMTMTSAVLTVKGILRAIRETATSWKGTTIGSFLGFFVGILPAAGATPGSLMAYGITKMVDKHPETFGKGNINGIAAPEAANNSASTGAMLPMLTLGIPGSPTTAILLGGMVIWGLQPGPLLFTNQTEFVWGLVGSFYISNFFALAVNLAFIPLFIWMLRMPFTVLAPMIFVLSVVGGYAATQDMHDIWLMLIFGVGAYLLRKLDYPVAPAVLAIVLGPIAEPKLRQSLLFSSGDPMIFLERPISGPITIIAIILILLPLFKLIRDKMKARSAAA, from the coding sequence ATGGAAATTCTCGGGCATCTCGTAGACGGCATTTTCATCGCGCTGGAACCCCTTAACATCATGCTGATGTTGATCGGTGTTGCACTCGGCCTGTTCATCGGCGCCATGCCGGGCCTCGGCTCCGTCAACGGCGTCGCCATTCTGCTCCCGGCGACGTTCCTGGTGCCGCCGGCATCGGCGATGATCTTTCTCGCGGCAATCTACTACGGGGCCATGTACGGCGGTGCCATATCCTCGATCACGCTCGGGATACCAGGCGCGTCAACGGCCGTGGCGACAACGTTCGACGGGCGCCCGCTGGCTCTCAAGGGGCGCGCGGACCTGGCACTGGTCACGGCTGCCGTCGCATCGTTTGTCGGCGGCAGCGTCGCCAACGTGCTGTTCACCGCTTTCGCGCCGCCGCTGGCCCACGTCGCCCTGGACTTCGGCGACCCGGAGATCTTCGCCCTGATGCTGCTGGCCTTTGCGACCTTCGTCGGTCTCGGCGGCGACGACATCCCGAAAACCCTGTTCTCGATCTGCTTCGGCCTGGTCATGGCGTCCGTCGGCCTCGACATCATGACCGGCGAGCCGCGCCTCGTGTTCGGCGACATCACCGGGTTCATGCACGGCATCAACTTCCTGGTGCTCGCCATCGGCGTCTACGGCATCGGCGAGATGCTGTGGACCATCGACAGCACACGCGGCGAAATGACCATGACCAGCGCGGTTCTGACCGTTAAGGGCATTCTCAGGGCAATCCGCGAAACCGCCACATCGTGGAAAGGCACAACGATCGGATCGTTCCTCGGGTTCTTCGTCGGCATCCTGCCGGCAGCCGGCGCGACCCCCGGCTCGCTGATGGCCTATGGCATCACCAAGATGGTCGACAAGCATCCCGAAACGTTCGGCAAGGGCAACATCAACGGCATCGCCGCCCCCGAAGCCGCCAACAACTCGGCCTCGACCGGTGCCATGCTGCCGATGCTGACGCTCGGCATTCCCGGCTCGCCGACTACGGCCATCCTGCTCGGCGGCATGGTCATCTGGGGCTTGCAACCGGGGCCGCTGCTGTTCACCAACCAGACCGAATTCGTGTGGGGCCTGGTCGGTTCTTTCTACATCTCGAATTTCTTCGCGCTGGCCGTCAACCTCGCCTTCATCCCGCTGTTCATCTGGATGCTGCGGATGCCCTTCACGGTGCTGGCGCCGATGATCTTCGTGCTTTCCGTGGTTGGCGGTTATGCCGCGACGCAGGACATGCACGATATCTGGCTGATGCTGATCTTCGGTGTCGGCGCATATCTGCTGCGCAAGCTGGATTACCCGGTGGCACCGGCAGTGCTGGCCATCGTGCTCGGCCCGATCGCCGAGCCGAAACTGCGCCAGTCGCTGCTGTTTTCCAGCGGCGACCCAATGATCTTCCTTGAGCGTCCGATCTCCGGACCGATCACCATCATCGCGATCATTCTGATCCTGCTGCCGCTGTTCAAGCTGATCCGCGACAAGATGAAGGCCCGCAGCGCCGCCGCATAG
- a CDS encoding universal stress protein, giving the protein MAFRTILVPIRGDGRGESVLDHACALGRHFNAHIRAVHCKPSAKDLIPFGVAVPSLVRDQINKSASLITDNEVERLKSLFDAYVKKNDIAVCDTRPPMHDTLTISWSVTDGKQADIVGIWGRLASVVAVAQPELDTNLGQHTLESALLNTGRPVLLCPKTPLTTLGDNVAIAWNGSAESARAIAMCGSIIAEAKSVTVLCAEDAQNLELSAEDLILHLQDHDITATAKTVKSKESSLGQSLVTAAKESGADVIIMGAYGRSRGRAMVLGSVTQWIIDHTDMPVLLVH; this is encoded by the coding sequence ATGGCGTTCCGCACGATACTCGTTCCGATCCGCGGTGACGGCAGAGGTGAATCCGTGCTCGATCATGCATGTGCATTGGGCCGGCACTTCAACGCGCACATTCGTGCGGTGCACTGCAAGCCGAGCGCCAAGGATCTGATTCCTTTCGGCGTCGCGGTCCCGTCCCTGGTCAGGGATCAGATCAACAAGTCCGCCTCACTGATCACCGACAACGAAGTTGAACGCCTGAAATCCCTGTTCGACGCCTATGTCAAAAAGAATGACATTGCCGTCTGCGATACGCGCCCGCCTATGCATGACACACTGACGATCTCGTGGAGTGTCACGGACGGCAAGCAGGCCGACATCGTCGGCATTTGGGGCCGCCTGGCCAGTGTTGTCGCCGTCGCACAGCCGGAACTCGATACCAATCTCGGCCAGCACACACTTGAATCGGCGTTGCTCAATACCGGGCGTCCGGTGCTTTTGTGCCCCAAGACCCCGCTTACCACACTAGGTGATAATGTCGCCATTGCCTGGAACGGGTCAGCGGAATCGGCACGTGCCATCGCTATGTGCGGGTCCATCATCGCCGAAGCGAAATCCGTCACCGTGCTGTGCGCAGAGGATGCGCAAAATCTTGAACTCAGCGCCGAAGACCTGATCCTGCACCTGCAGGATCATGACATTACGGCAACCGCGAAGACCGTGAAGTCGAAAGAATCATCCCTCGGACAAAGTCTCGTGACCGCCGCCAAGGAAAGCGGCGCCGACGTTATCATCATGGGCGCTTACGGCCGTAGCCGCGGACGCGCCATGGTTCTGGGCAGCGTTACGCAATGGATCATCGATCACACGGATATGCCGGTCCTTTTGGTGCACTAG
- a CDS encoding tripartite tricarboxylate transporter TctB family protein produces MRRAEIITAGLMALLSIYLMYKSTELDIGYVRGEGPGGGFWPFWLAACMLLSTIWIAINWVLKKSPPSQSTEKFLDSYGLRMLLLVGGGVTAFIALTHILGFYGAICVFLIYYIHFLGRHSWGVTLAIALTTPVVTFLFFDIAMRIVLPKGYLEPLFLPLYDFFF; encoded by the coding sequence ATGAGACGTGCAGAAATTATCACGGCCGGTTTAATGGCACTTCTCTCGATCTACTTGATGTACAAAAGTACGGAGCTGGATATCGGCTACGTGCGAGGAGAAGGCCCCGGCGGCGGCTTCTGGCCGTTCTGGCTTGCAGCCTGCATGCTGTTGTCGACCATCTGGATCGCCATCAACTGGGTCCTCAAAAAATCACCGCCGTCGCAATCGACCGAGAAATTTCTCGACAGCTACGGATTGCGCATGCTTCTGCTGGTCGGTGGCGGTGTTACCGCGTTTATCGCCCTGACCCATATTCTCGGGTTTTACGGCGCCATCTGCGTGTTCCTTATTTACTACATCCATTTCCTTGGCCGCCACAGTTGGGGGGTCACACTGGCCATCGCCCTGACAACCCCGGTCGTGACATTTTTGTTTTTCGATATTGCGATGCGGATCGTGCTCCCGAAGGGCTATCTCGAGCCGCTGTTCCTGCCGCTGTACGATTTCTTCTTCTAA
- the oxc gene encoding oxalyl-CoA decarboxylase, which yields MSSTATEVQATEATDDAQALTDGFHLVIDALKLNGISTIYNVPGIPITDLGRMMQAEGLRVLSFRHEQHAGYAAAIAGYLTKKPGVCLTVSAPGFLNGLTALAHATTNCYPMILISGSSEREIVDLMQGDYEEMDQLAIAKPMCKAAYRVLHAEDIGIGIARAIRAAVSGRPGGVYLDLPAALLGQVMDAEAGAKSLVEVIDPAPAQLPAPDSVKRALDVLKSAERPLIVLGKGAAYAQADDAIRALVEKSGIPYIAMSMAKGLLPDDHDLYAGAARSLVLKESDTVMLIGARLNWLLSHGKGKTWGTAPKKFIHIDIEPKEMDSNVEIVAPLVGDIASCVDALLDGMGNGWTPPPAAWTDAVKAKRDTNVERMAPKLQNNNVPMDYHGALGALKRIIAANPDVILVNEGANTLDFARSIIDMFKPRKRLDVGTWGVMGIGMGQAIAAAVETGHPVLCVEGDSAFGFSGMEVETICRYNLPVCVVVFNNGGIYRGTDTNPTGGADVAPTVFVKDARYDKMMEAFGGVGVYATSPDELAQAVEEALKSGKPTLVNAVIDGNAGTESGRIGNLNPQSVVSKK from the coding sequence ATGTCGTCGACCGCGACGGAAGTCCAGGCAACTGAAGCCACCGATGACGCACAGGCGCTCACCGATGGGTTCCATCTTGTCATCGATGCGCTGAAACTTAACGGTATCAGCACAATATATAATGTCCCGGGGATTCCGATCACCGATCTCGGCCGCATGATGCAGGCCGAAGGCTTGCGTGTCCTGTCGTTCCGCCACGAACAGCATGCCGGGTATGCCGCCGCGATCGCAGGCTACCTGACGAAAAAGCCCGGTGTCTGCCTGACGGTGTCCGCGCCCGGCTTCCTCAACGGTCTGACCGCGCTGGCGCACGCCACCACCAACTGTTACCCGATGATCCTGATTTCCGGTTCGTCGGAGCGTGAAATCGTCGACCTGATGCAGGGCGACTACGAGGAAATGGACCAACTCGCCATCGCCAAGCCGATGTGCAAGGCGGCATACCGCGTGCTGCACGCCGAAGACATAGGAATCGGCATTGCGCGTGCCATCCGCGCCGCGGTTTCCGGCCGTCCGGGCGGCGTTTACCTGGATCTGCCGGCAGCGCTGCTGGGTCAGGTCATGGATGCCGAAGCAGGCGCCAAATCGCTGGTCGAAGTCATCGACCCGGCACCGGCGCAGCTACCGGCACCGGATTCCGTCAAACGCGCGCTGGATGTTCTCAAATCCGCCGAGCGGCCGCTGATCGTTCTCGGCAAGGGCGCCGCCTATGCGCAGGCCGATGACGCCATCCGCGCGCTGGTCGAAAAAAGCGGCATTCCGTACATCGCCATGAGCATGGCCAAGGGCCTTTTGCCGGACGATCACGATCTGTACGCCGGCGCCGCCCGCTCGCTTGTGCTGAAAGAATCCGACACCGTGATGCTGATCGGTGCCCGGCTCAACTGGCTGCTGTCGCACGGCAAGGGCAAAACCTGGGGCACGGCGCCGAAGAAATTCATCCATATCGATATCGAACCGAAGGAAATGGACTCCAACGTCGAAATCGTCGCCCCGCTGGTCGGCGATATCGCATCGTGCGTCGATGCCCTTCTGGACGGCATGGGGAACGGCTGGACACCGCCGCCCGCGGCATGGACCGACGCCGTCAAGGCGAAGCGCGACACCAACGTCGAGCGCATGGCGCCGAAGCTGCAAAACAACAACGTGCCGATGGATTACCACGGCGCACTCGGCGCGCTGAAACGGATCATCGCCGCCAACCCCGACGTGATCCTGGTCAACGAAGGCGCCAACACGCTCGATTTCGCACGCTCCATCATCGACATGTTCAAGCCCCGCAAGCGGCTTGATGTCGGCACCTGGGGTGTCATGGGCATCGGCATGGGCCAGGCCATCGCGGCGGCCGTGGAAACCGGTCATCCGGTGCTCTGCGTCGAGGGTGACAGCGCCTTCGGGTTCTCCGGCATGGAGGTCGAGACGATCTGCCGTTACAACCTGCCGGTCTGCGTCGTTGTCTTCAACAACGGCGGCATCTACCGCGGCACCGACACCAATCCGACCGGCGGCGCCGACGTGGCACCGACGGTGTTCGTCAAGGACGCGCGTTATGACAAGATGATGGAAGCGTTCGGCGGCGTCGGCGTGTATGCGACATCCCCCGACGAGCTGGCACAGGCGGTCGAAGAAGCCCTGAAATCGGGCAAGCCGACCCTCGTCAACGCCGTCATCGACGGAAACGCCGGTACCGAAAGCGGCCGTATCGGCAATCTCAACCCGCAAAGCGTCGTGTCCAAGAAATAA
- a CDS encoding tripartite tricarboxylate transporter substrate binding protein produces MAISRRHILGLAGALSIGAMVAGMPGTAAAWEPTKPIDFIIMAGKGGGADKMARLMQAIVEQEKLASKPLVPVNKSGGSGAEALIAAKGANDPDHTIMVTLNSFFTTPLRQSKLGIDIMTFAPVGRMAEDTFLLWVHKDSGIKTFEEFLAKAKADGNKWVMGGTGKAQEDELLTEYLNNNFGLKIKYVPYKGGGTVAKQLAGKHINSSVNNPSEALGFYESGDVVPILTFTAERLPLFKDVPTLKEKGKDFSYGMQRAVVGAPGMSADALKYYQDLFSKVYHSAKWQKYRKDKSLFGDELSGAALKTYWDAQRERHRKMLVEMGAIK; encoded by the coding sequence ATGGCTATCTCTAGACGTCACATTCTTGGCTTAGCCGGTGCACTCAGCATTGGCGCAATGGTTGCCGGCATGCCCGGCACGGCTGCCGCTTGGGAGCCGACAAAACCAATCGACTTCATCATCATGGCCGGCAAGGGTGGGGGCGCCGATAAAATGGCGCGCCTGATGCAGGCAATCGTTGAGCAGGAAAAGCTGGCTTCGAAGCCGCTGGTTCCCGTCAACAAATCCGGTGGCTCGGGTGCAGAAGCACTGATCGCCGCCAAGGGTGCAAACGACCCCGATCACACTATCATGGTGACGCTCAACTCGTTCTTCACGACGCCGCTGCGTCAATCGAAGCTCGGCATCGACATCATGACGTTCGCACCTGTCGGCCGCATGGCGGAAGACACCTTCCTGCTTTGGGTGCACAAGGATTCCGGCATCAAGACGTTCGAGGAATTCCTCGCCAAAGCCAAAGCGGACGGCAACAAATGGGTGATGGGCGGTACGGGTAAAGCGCAGGAAGACGAACTCCTGACGGAATACCTGAACAACAACTTCGGCCTGAAGATCAAGTACGTGCCGTACAAGGGTGGCGGAACCGTTGCCAAGCAGTTGGCCGGCAAGCACATCAACTCCAGCGTCAACAACCCTTCGGAAGCTCTTGGCTTCTATGAGTCGGGTGACGTCGTGCCGATCCTCACCTTCACCGCAGAACGTCTGCCGCTGTTCAAGGATGTCCCGACCCTTAAAGAAAAAGGCAAGGACTTCTCATATGGCATGCAGCGTGCCGTTGTCGGTGCGCCTGGTATGAGCGCCGATGCCCTGAAGTACTATCAGGATCTCTTCTCCAAGGTCTATCACTCGGCCAAATGGCAGAAGTACCGGAAAGACAAGTCGCTGTTCGGCGATGAGTTGTCCGGCGCTGCGCTGAAAACCTATTGGGACGCTCAGCGCGAACGTCACCGGAAGATGCTCGTTGAAATGGGTGCGATCAAGTAA
- a CDS encoding formate--tetrahydrofolate ligase, with protein MAKTDIEIAREASPKHINDIGAKLGIKEQHLLPYGHDKAKVSADFIKSIEGNDTGKLILVTAINPTPAGEGKTTTTVGLGDGLNRIGKKATICIREASLGPNFGMKGGAAGGGYAQVIPMEDMNLHFTGDFHAITSAHNLLSAMIDNHVYWGNELEIDVRRIVWRRVLDMNDRALRQINCSLGGVANGFPREAGFDITVASEVMAILCLASDLADLEQRLGDMIVAYRRDRTPVYCRDIKAEGAMAVLLKDAMQPNLVQTLENNPAFVHGGPFANIAHGCNSVVATKTALRLADYVVTEAGFGADLGAEKFFDIKCRKAGLSPNAVVIVATIRALKSNGGVGKDKLNEENVDALKKGCPNLGRHLENLKKFGVPVVVAINNFYTDTDAEVEAVKEYVASQGAEAILCEHWAKGSEGTVALANKVVELVDSGAANFKPLYPDDMSLFDKINTVAKEIYRADEVIADTKIRNQLKDWEEAGYGNLPVCMAKTQYSFSTDPNLKGAPTGHSVPIREVRISAGAGFIVVVTGEIMTMPGLPRKPASESIRLNAEGLVEGLF; from the coding sequence ATGGCAAAAACCGATATCGAAATCGCCCGCGAAGCCTCGCCGAAGCACATCAATGACATCGGCGCTAAGCTCGGCATCAAGGAACAGCATCTGCTGCCTTACGGCCACGACAAGGCAAAGGTTTCCGCCGATTTCATCAAAAGCATTGAAGGCAACGATACCGGCAAGCTAATCTTGGTGACGGCCATCAATCCGACCCCCGCCGGTGAAGGCAAGACGACGACCACCGTCGGTCTCGGCGACGGTCTCAACCGTATCGGCAAGAAAGCGACGATCTGTATTCGCGAAGCATCCCTCGGCCCGAACTTCGGCATGAAGGGCGGCGCCGCCGGCGGCGGCTATGCACAGGTCATCCCGATGGAGGACATGAACCTCCACTTCACCGGGGATTTCCACGCCATCACGTCGGCGCACAACCTTCTCTCGGCGATGATCGACAACCACGTCTATTGGGGCAACGAGCTTGAGATCGACGTCCGCCGTATCGTCTGGCGCCGCGTCCTCGACATGAACGACCGCGCACTGCGCCAGATCAACTGCTCGCTCGGCGGCGTCGCGAACGGCTTCCCGCGCGAAGCCGGGTTCGACATTACCGTGGCCTCCGAAGTGATGGCCATTCTGTGCCTGGCTTCCGACCTCGCCGATCTGGAACAGCGCCTTGGCGACATGATCGTCGCCTACCGCCGCGACCGCACGCCGGTGTATTGCCGCGACATCAAGGCCGAAGGCGCGATGGCGGTCCTGCTCAAGGACGCCATGCAGCCGAACCTGGTGCAGACGCTGGAAAATAATCCTGCCTTCGTGCACGGCGGCCCGTTCGCCAACATCGCGCATGGCTGCAACTCGGTCGTCGCCACCAAGACCGCGCTCAGGCTCGCCGACTATGTCGTCACCGAAGCCGGGTTCGGCGCCGACCTGGGGGCCGAGAAGTTCTTCGACATCAAGTGCCGCAAGGCCGGCCTCAGCCCGAACGCGGTGGTCATCGTCGCCACCATCCGGGCGCTGAAATCGAACGGCGGCGTCGGCAAGGACAAGCTCAACGAGGAAAACGTCGACGCCCTCAAGAAAGGCTGCCCGAACCTCGGCCGCCACCTCGAGAACCTGAAGAAATTCGGCGTGCCGGTCGTGGTTGCGATCAACAACTTCTACACCGATACAGATGCCGAGGTCGAAGCCGTCAAGGAATACGTCGCCTCGCAGGGCGCCGAAGCAATCCTTTGCGAACATTGGGCCAAGGGATCGGAAGGCACGGTGGCGCTCGCCAACAAGGTCGTCGAACTCGTCGATTCCGGCGCCGCCAACTTCAAGCCGCTGTACCCCGACGACATGTCCCTTTTCGACAAGATCAACACCGTGGCGAAGGAGATCTACCGCGCAGACGAGGTCATCGCCGACACGAAAATCCGCAATCAGCTCAAGGACTGGGAAGAAGCCGGCTATGGCAACTTGCCCGTCTGCATGGCGAAGACGCAGTATTCGTTCTCGACCGATCCGAACCTCAAAGGCGCGCCGACCGGCCATTCCGTGCCGATCCGCGAAGTCCGTATTTCAGCCGGTGCCGGCTTCATCGTCGTTGTCACGGGTGAAATCATGACCATGCCGGGTCTGCCCCGGAAGCCTGCATCGGAATCGATCCGGCTCAACGCTGAAGGCCTGGTCGAGGGTCTGTTTTAA
- the frc gene encoding formyl-CoA transferase, translated as MMKALEGVKILDFTHVQSGPTCTQLLAWFGADVIKVERPGVGDATRKQLVDVPGADSLYFTMLNHNKRSIELNSKNETGKEVLERLIKTCDVLVENFAPGALDRMGFTWERIQELNPRMIMASVKGFGPGKYEDCKVYENVAQCAGGSASTTGFVDGIPVVTGAQIGDSGTGLHLALGIVTALFQREKTGKGQKVLAAMQDGVINLCRVKLRDQQRLKAGPLKEYSQFGEGIPFGDATPRAGNDSGGGQPGRILKCKGWETDPNAYTYFITQAAVWEKICDVIGEPDWKTKEGYATPPERLDKLNEIFARIEEWTMTKDKFEVMDICNPLDIPVGPILSMKEIAEDEGLRATGTIVEVDHPERGPYLTVGCPIKLSGSPVEVERSPLLGEHTEEILTQVLGYADGDLERIKASGAVGQVKAAAE; from the coding sequence ATTATGAAAGCTCTAGAAGGCGTCAAAATTCTCGATTTCACCCACGTCCAGTCCGGGCCGACCTGTACCCAGTTGCTGGCCTGGTTCGGTGCCGACGTCATCAAGGTCGAACGCCCCGGTGTCGGCGATGCGACGCGCAAGCAACTGGTCGACGTGCCGGGCGCGGATTCGCTCTACTTCACCATGCTCAATCACAACAAGCGTTCGATCGAGCTGAACTCGAAGAACGAGACCGGCAAGGAAGTGCTGGAGCGTCTGATCAAAACGTGTGACGTGCTGGTCGAAAACTTCGCGCCGGGCGCGCTGGACCGTATGGGGTTCACCTGGGAACGCATTCAGGAACTCAATCCCCGCATGATCATGGCGTCCGTGAAAGGCTTCGGCCCCGGCAAGTACGAAGACTGCAAGGTCTACGAGAACGTCGCCCAGTGCGCCGGCGGTTCGGCATCGACAACCGGCTTCGTCGACGGCATCCCCGTTGTGACCGGTGCGCAGATCGGCGATTCCGGCACCGGACTGCACCTGGCGCTGGGCATTGTAACCGCGCTGTTCCAGCGCGAGAAAACCGGCAAGGGCCAAAAGGTTCTGGCCGCCATGCAGGACGGCGTCATCAACCTTTGCCGCGTCAAGCTCCGCGATCAGCAGCGTCTCAAGGCCGGTCCGCTCAAGGAATACTCCCAGTTCGGCGAAGGCATCCCGTTTGGCGATGCGACGCCGCGCGCCGGCAACGATTCCGGCGGCGGTCAGCCGGGCCGCATCCTGAAGTGCAAGGGCTGGGAAACGGACCCCAACGCGTACACGTACTTCATCACCCAGGCGGCTGTCTGGGAAAAGATCTGCGACGTCATCGGCGAGCCGGACTGGAAAACCAAGGAAGGTTACGCCACGCCGCCCGAACGCCTCGACAAACTGAACGAGATTTTCGCACGCATCGAAGAGTGGACGATGACCAAGGACAAGTTCGAAGTCATGGATATCTGCAACCCGCTCGACATCCCCGTCGGCCCGATCCTCAGCATGAAGGAAATTGCCGAGGATGAAGGCCTGCGCGCGACCGGCACGATCGTTGAAGTCGATCATCCGGAACGCGGCCCGTACCTGACGGTCGGGTGTCCGATCAAGCTTTCGGGCTCGCCGGTCGAGGTCGAACGTTCGCCGCTGCTCGGTGAACATACCGAAGAAATTCTGACGCAGGTTCTGGGCTACGCGGACGGCGATCTGGAGCGGATCAAGGCATCCGGCGCCGTCGGCCAGGTCAAGGCCGCGGCCGAGTAA
- a CDS encoding methionyl-tRNA formyltransferase, whose protein sequence is MRVIVMGQQAFGKDALAKILEAGVDEVVAVYCEPDKDGKPLDPIKEFALEQGLTVHQPAHFKDQESLDELAALNADLMVMAFVNVFVPEAARNTPKLGSICFHPSLLPLHRGPSAVNWPIIMGSTKSGYSWFYPTDGLDEGDVLMMWECPIEPDDTVIDLYFKKIYPAAIDSVLEVCDLFRSGNPPRIVQDEAGATYERRCTAKHAHIDWNKPVKQVYDLIRGTNPSPGAWTTFGGAEVGVFDCQRVEGDGVSSRVVDVSEDGVTVQCIGGRILLKRVRPAGGGKVSAAEWANDAGLEAGTNLGD, encoded by the coding sequence ATGCGCGTTATCGTCATGGGTCAGCAGGCGTTCGGCAAGGATGCCCTGGCCAAGATTCTGGAAGCCGGAGTCGACGAAGTAGTGGCCGTTTACTGCGAGCCTGACAAGGACGGTAAGCCGCTCGACCCGATCAAGGAATTCGCCCTGGAACAAGGCCTGACTGTCCATCAGCCGGCGCACTTCAAGGATCAGGAAAGCCTCGACGAGTTGGCCGCGCTGAACGCCGACCTGATGGTCATGGCGTTCGTCAACGTGTTCGTGCCGGAAGCTGCACGCAATACCCCGAAGCTCGGTTCGATCTGCTTCCATCCTTCGCTGCTGCCTCTGCACCGCGGTCCGTCCGCAGTCAACTGGCCGATCATCATGGGCAGCACCAAGTCGGGTTATTCCTGGTTCTATCCGACGGATGGCCTCGACGAGGGCGATGTCCTGATGATGTGGGAATGCCCGATCGAGCCGGACGACACGGTGATCGATCTCTACTTCAAGAAGATATATCCGGCGGCCATCGATTCTGTTCTCGAGGTCTGCGATCTGTTCCGTTCGGGAAATCCGCCACGCATCGTCCAGGACGAAGCCGGTGCGACTTACGAACGCCGGTGCACGGCGAAGCATGCCCACATCGATTGGAACAAGCCGGTCAAGCAGGTTTACGATCTGATCCGCGGCACCAACCCGTCGCCCGGTGCGTGGACGACCTTCGGCGGTGCCGAAGTCGGCGTCTTCGATTGCCAGCGGGTCGAGGGTGATGGCGTCAGCAGCCGCGTCGTCGACGTGTCAGAAGACGGCGTGACCGTGCAATGCATAGGTGGGCGTATTCTGCTAAAGCGTGTACGCCCTGCCGGTGGGGGCAAGGTATCCGCCGCCGAATGGGCCAATGACGCCGGCTTAGAGGCCGGCACCAACCTGGGCGACTGA